GAGATCGAGCTTGGCCGGATCGACCTTCAGGGGGGAGATGATCACGGTTCCGCCGAGGGCGAAGGTCCGGCCGGCGGCCTGAGCCATTTCATAGACGAATTCCGCGGGTTCGGGGTCATAGAGGTATCCGCCGGAGAGGCGGCGGCTGTTTTCCCAGCAGATCTTGGTCATGGCGACCTGGCGGAGCCTGGGCGGGATGTCCTGTGGCTCGACGGGGGTCTCGCCGCTGAAGTCGAGGGCGTCGGCGAGTTTGACCATGCGGACGGCGTCGCCGGTGGTGGCGGGACGGATCGTCCCGTCGTAGTCCATCACGTTGAGGCAGTAGACGCCGGCCCCGGCGGTGAGGGCGGTGTCGGCGGGTGGCGTGTAGGGCCGTTTGAGCGTGCAGCGGTTGACCACGTCGGCGGCGAAGTGGGCGCGGGCGCCGCGGATGGTGACGCCGTCGTGTTCGGCGAGGATTCGCAGGGTCGGTTCATGCGAAATGTCCAAGCCGATGGTGGCGAGGACGTCGAGGGCCTGTTCGTGCAGCGACTGGATTTGCTGAGTGGTCAGGCCTCCCGCGAGGCTCCAGGCGATCCTCGACATGGCACACCTCCGTTGGATTTGGCGATCAGGTCTTCTCGTCGGGCTTGCAGAGGAACCGCGGCTGATCCTTGAGAATGTTGAGCACGCGATCGACGGTGGGCTTGGCCCGGAGCACGCGGATCTCGGCGTCGCCGATCTTGCCGATGGTCAGGATGCCTTCCTCCAGGAGGATCGGTTCGAGGACGGGATACTGGCGAGCGGTTCGCCAGAGGTGCAGGTAGGCGGTGACGCGGCGGACCCGGCCGGAGGTGTCGGTGACGGCGGCGGTGGCCGGTTCGGCCTGCATGTGGTAGTCGACCTGGGCCAGTTCCTCGACGCCGTGGAGCAGCGTGCAGGACGACAGGCTGACACCCAGGAAGACGACCTTGCCGTCGAGTTCGACCAGGCGCAGGTAGGGCGAGTCGGGTCCGCAGGGGGTCTGGCAGGTGTGGTGGTCTTTGGTGAGATACTCAGCGTGCGGTCCGATGGCGGCGACGGAGTGGGTTGGATGCAGGCTGCGGACCGCTTCGGGCCGTTGCCGGAAGGTCTCCGGAATGATGCCTGTCCAACAGGGGGTTTCGCGGACGTCGAAGACGGGCGGATTGGCGGCGTTGTGGTCAGCGGCGCCGGTCAGGGTGGGCGCCA
The nucleotide sequence above comes from Phycisphaerae bacterium. Encoded proteins:
- a CDS encoding AAC(3) family N-acetyltransferase, translating into MTQVTRRDIVEGLRQLGVSSGDVILVHSSLKRFGRVEGGVETVIDALLEAVGPNGTVMAPTLTGAADHNAANPPVFDVRETPCWTGIIPETFRQRPEAVRSLHPTHSVAAIGPHAEYLTKDHHTCQTPCGPDSPYLRLVELDGKVVFLGVSLSSCTLLHGVEELAQVDYHMQAEPATAAVTDTSGRVRRVTAYLHLWRTARQYPVLEPILLEEGILTIGKIGDAEIRVLRAKPTVDRVLNILKDQPRFLCKPDEKT